In Bacillus sp. BGMRC 2118, a genomic segment contains:
- a CDS encoding small acid-soluble spore protein O, which produces MAKRKANHVIPGANAAKAQGIGAGYNEEFSNEPLTAEQRQNNKKRKKNQ; this is translated from the coding sequence ATGGCAAAGCGAAAAGCAAACCATGTCATACCTGGAGCTAATGCTGCAAAAGCACAAGGAATCGGCGCAGGTTATAACGAAGAATTCTCAAATGAACCACTAACAGCAGAACAACGTCAAAACAATAAAAAACGCAAGAAAAACCAATAA